TGACAACCCTAATAGAATGAAAGACCCAAACTGGTGGTGGGACGACTACAATCATCTTCCCGTATTTTTTAATACAACTTATGAACACCGCCAACGTTTTAAAAACTTAGATTTAGTATTAGGAGCTCATTACCGCCATGACCAAAGTTTTAGAAAAGATAATGAATATGACCGTTTTAGAATTAATGGCAAAATACGTCATATTTCTAAGAAAAATCCCGGATTAAACTATGGTACAGCTTGGAACTTTGTATATCAAGAAGGTGGACAGTTTTTCTTGCAAAGTGGAATAGATGAAGACATTTTAATACCTTCTGACCCTACTAATCCCTTCAAAGCTGATGTAAGAACAGACTATGTTGACAGAAGAATATCGCTTTCTCCTTTTTTAAATTACTTTGATAAAAAAGAGAATAAGCACGCCATTAGAATGCGTTATTACAATAACCAATCTACAAACTTCAACTTAGAGTCAATGCAAACCAACCATATTTATGGCGAATATAATTTTACTAAAGATTTTACTGCCATTGGTTTAACTATTATAACAGGAGCAACAGGCTCATACACTACCTCTAAAGGAAATACTTTTACTACAGGCAACCATTTTGCTGTTAACACAGGTGCATTTATTCAAGCAGAAAAAAAATTCTTTGATAAATTAACTATTTCCGGTGGTTTAAGAGCTGAATACAATAAAATAGATTCTATAACTCCTCAAAATAAATTGCAATTTTTAAGCTTATTTAAAAAGAATGGTACTATAAAATCGCCAGTTAGACCATTATTTAGATTTGGTGTAAACTACGAAGTAGTAAAAGGAACCTATTTAAGAGGTGGTTTTGGACAAGGATTTAGAGTGCCTACTATGACTGAATATTTTATTCAAACTAAAAGAGGCTTGGAAGTACAACCCAATCCCTACTTACTACCTGAAGCCGGGTGGAGTACCGAGTTAGGTGTAAAACAAGGCGTTAAAGTAGGAAATTGGCAAGGCTTTTTTGATTTTGCCGGATTTTATACCGCATATATTGACTTAATAGATTTTGATTTCGGTCAAGGATTTGCCATACAAGCTCAAAACTTTGATGACGCCACTATTGCAGGATTTGAAATTTCGGCAATGGGACAAGGCAAACTATTTACTTACCCACTACAATTTTTAGTAGGATACTCTTTTATTAATCCGGTATTAAAAAACCTAACCGGAGCAGAAAAACAACAAAGAATAGCCGC
The sequence above is drawn from the Chitinophagales bacterium genome and encodes:
- a CDS encoding TonB-dependent receptor, translated to MTKFYLLALNCLLFISLFSQNATLKGKVIDQDKQGMYAVNVVIDAAKGWATQTDFDGNYTLSVPAGKYYVLFSFIGKKQNIKEVYLTAGETKTLNATMQDSEVEIDIVTVTGGKYEKKFGEEIVSMEVLSPNIIENNVAQAEEALNKVPGYTQLGESPSIRGGSGWSSTASSRVLFLIDGVPQLSPENGGVFMETLPLENLQQVEVIKGASSALYGSSALNGIINFRTAWPTDTVPFRRITTGIGVYQKFTSNLIKKRNDNPNRMKDPNWWWDDYNHLPVFFNTTYEHRQRFKNLDLVLGAHYRHDQSFRKDNEYDRFRINGKIRHISKKNPGLNYGTAWNFVYQEGGQFFLQSGIDEDILIPSDPTNPFKADVRTDYVDRRISLSPFLNYFDKKENKHAIRMRYYNNQSTNFNLESMQTNHIYGEYNFTKDFTAIGLTIITGATGSYTTSKGNTFTTGNHFAVNTGAFIQAEKKFFDKLTISGGLRAEYNKIDSITPQNKLQFLSLFKKNGTIKSPVRPLFRFGVNYEVVKGTYLRGGFGQGFRVPTMTEYFIQTKRGLEVQPNPYLLPEAGWSTELGVKQGVKVGNWQGFFDFAGFYTAYIDLIDFDFGQGFAIQAQNFDDATIAGFEISAMGQGKLFTYPLQFLVGYSFINPVLKNLTGAEKQQRIAAYGPKNYKYLNYRSKHNFKADIEGTVKNFTMGLSGIYVSNMINIPVTRGINGVNAFREKHDKGYFLLDARIRLNIKDHSNLTFIAKNILNIEYSQRPGIIEAPRNYALQFQYGF